In Balneolaceae bacterium, the sequence CAGCCAGGTGCACGTGAGCGGGCAGCAAGTAAAGCTCTTTTCGAGAGACCTCAACGACATCACCCCTTCCTTCCCCGAGGTAGTGCAGTTTTTCGCCTCGCGCGGACTACCCGACCTGGTGCTCGACGGGGAGCTCTGCGTCTACCGCGACGAGGAGATCCTCCCCTTCCAGCTGCTGCAGAAACGCATGGGACGCAAAAAGCCCGGCAGGGAGGTGCTCGAGAAATACCCCGTGCTGTTTATTTCCTACGACGTGCTCTACTGCGACGACCGGCCCGTCTTCGAACGCACCCTCACCCGGCGCCGGGAGCTGCTGGAGGGGCTGGCCGCCGAGCACCGCCTGACGGTCACCAGCCAGTTCGAAGTGGAGGACCCCGGAGAGGTGGAGCGGCTATTTGAGCGCGCACTGGCCCACGGCAACGAGGGACTCATGCTCAAGCGCAAGGAGAGCACCTACGAGTACGGGCAGCGGCGCTCGTCGTGGCTGAAGGTGAAAAAGCCCGGGGGCACGCTTGATACCGTCATGATGTACGCCCACGCAGGCAGCGGCAAGCGCAGCGGCGGCTACTCCGATTTTACCCTGGGGGTGAGCGTAAAAGAGGACGAGCGCTACGAGGAGGAGTTCATCCCCATCGGCAAAGCCTGCGAGGGCTGCAGCGACGAGGAGATGAAGCGGCTCCACGAGAAGATCAGCGAGATCACCGTCGAGCGCTACGGTCCCACCCTTGGGCTGCTGCCTGAGATCGTGATCGAGCTGGAGTTCGACGACATCCAGGTCAACAAGCGCACCAAAGCCAACTACACCCTGCGCCTGCCGCGCTTCAAGGCCATCCGCTGGGACCTGGGACCGGAAGACGTAGACACCCTCAAAGAGGTGGAACGCCTGTACCGCGAGAAGCTGGAGCGCGACCGCCTCAAACAGCGCGAGAACCCATCCTTTCATTACGG encodes:
- a CDS encoding ATP-dependent DNA ligase; the protein is MSDRSFHSLALAAERIHDTRGANAKTRICAGYLRTLETGEDLELAVQFLAEGAFSALSGKRASVGSRTYSTAAARFCEIDYDKVFKPCKTALGSASEAIEKLTANIDAARAKRQPDRPTLQEVRDFYEELYGVSSRADKQQILRRAWTRMEPVEIKYFIRIMSQGSLRIGFETRSVINAVAEAWDRNPEAVRYAHMITGSAGRTAVLARCGELDQAQFTLFQPLSFMLASPIESRAVEDLSGYLAEEKFDGMRSQVHVSGQQVKLFSRDLNDITPSFPEVVQFFASRGLPDLVLDGELCVYRDEEILPFQLLQKRMGRKKPGREVLEKYPVLFISYDVLYCDDRPVFERTLTRRRELLEGLAAEHRLTVTSQFEVEDPGEVERLFERALAHGNEGLMLKRKESTYEYGQRRSSWLKVKKPGGTLDTVMMYAHAGSGKRSGGYSDFTLGVSVKEDERYEEEFIPIGKACEGCSDEEMKRLHEKISEITVERYGPTLGLLPEIVIELEFDDIQVNKRTKANYTLRLPRFKAIRWDLGPEDVDTLKEVERLYREKLERDRLKQRENPSFHYGG